The Calypte anna isolate BGI_N300 chromosome 2, bCalAnn1_v1.p, whole genome shotgun sequence genome includes a window with the following:
- the LOC115597834 gene encoding feather keratin-like, which produces MACYDRCGSCGPTPLANSCNEPCVRQCEASRVVIQPSTVQVTLPGPILTSFPQSTAVGSSASAAVGNDLSALGVPINSGYALGYGLGGLGGLGGLGCGYGLGGRGGCGIC; this is translated from the coding sequence ATGGCCTGCTACGACCGCTGCGGCTCTTGCGGACCCACCCCGCTGGCTAACAGCTGCAACgagccctgtgtcaggcagtgTGAGGCTTCCCGCGTTGTCATCCAGCCTTCCACTGTCCAGGTCACCCTCCCAGGACCCAtcctcacctccttcccccagagCACCGCCGTCGGATCCTCCGCATCCGCTGCCGTGGGCAACGACCTCAGTGCCCTGGGAGTGCCCATCAACTCCGGATACGCCCTGGGCTACGGACTAGGAGGCCTGGGAGGTCTAGGTGGCCTGGGATGTGGCTATGGCCTGGGAGGTAGAGGAGGCTGTGGCATCTGCTAA
- the LOC115597835 gene encoding feather beta keratin-like produces MACYDRCGSCGPTPLANSCNEPCVRQCEASRVVIQPPAVQVTLPGPILTSFPQSTAVGSSASAAVGNDLSALGVPINSGYALGYGLGGLGGLGYGYGLGGSEGHGHMASYDCCTCDLSPNETIQLPQDVWMSSLKTQELQRIQLPSTPSFITHPTAQEDNCILGFIKRRNSFT; encoded by the exons ATGGCCTGCTACGACCGCTGCGGCTCTTGCGGACCCACCCCGCTGGCTAACAGCTGCAACgagccctgtgtcaggcagtgTGAGGCTTCCCGCGTTGTCATCCAGCCTCCTGCTGTCCAGGTCACCCTCCCAGGACCCAtcctcacctccttcccccagagCACCGCCGTTGGATCCTCCGCATCCGCTGCCGTGGGCAACGACCTCAGTGCCCTGGGAGTGCCCATCAACTCCGGATACGCCCTGGGCTACGGCCTGGGAGGCCTGGGAGGCCTGGGCTATGGCTACGGCCTGGGAG GCTCAGAAGGACACGGACACATGGCCTCCTACGACTGCTGCACTTGTGACTTGTCTCCCAATGAAACCATCCAGCTCCCACAGGATGTGTGGATGTCATCTCTCAAGACCCAAGAACTTCAGAGGATCCAGCTGCCCAGCACTCCATCCTTCATCACTCATCCCACAGCACAGGAAGACAACTGTATCCTGGGAttcatcaaaagaagaaattctttcaccTGA
- the LOC115597836 gene encoding feather keratin-like, producing the protein MACYDRCGSCGPTPLANSCNEPCVRQCEASRVVIQPPTVQVTLPGPILTSFPQSTAVGSSASAAVGNDLSALGVPINSGYALGYGLGGLGGLGGLGCGYGLGGRGGCGIC; encoded by the coding sequence ATGGCCTGCTATGACCGCTGCGGCTCTTGCGGACCCACCCCGCTGGCTAACAGCTGCAACgagccctgtgtcaggcagtgTGAGGCTTCCCGCGTTGTCATCCAGCCTCCCACTGTCCAGGTCACCCTCCCAGGACCCAtcctcacctccttcccccagagCACCGCCGTTGGATCCTCCGCATCCGCTGCCGTGGGCAACGACCTCAGTGCCCTGGGAGTGCCCATAAACTCCGGATACGCCCTGGGCTACGGACTGGGAGGCCTGGGAGGCCTGGGAGGTCTGGGATGTGGCTACGGCCTGGGAGGTAGAGGGGGCTGTGGCATCTGCTAA
- the LOC115597919 gene encoding feather keratin-like — protein MACYDRCGSCGPTPLANSCNEPCVRQCEASRVVIQPPAVQVTLPGPILTSFPQSTAVGSSASAAVGNDLSALGVPINSGYALGYGLGGLGYGYGCGYGLGGRGGCGIC, from the coding sequence ATGGCCTGCTACGACCGCTGCGGCTCTTGCGGACCCACCCCGCTGGCTAACAGCTGCAACgagccctgtgtcaggcagtgTGAGGCTTCCCGCGTTGTCATCCAGCCTCCTGCTGTCCAGGTCACCCTCCCAGGACCCAtcctcacctccttcccccagagCACCGCCGTCGGATCCTCTGCATCCGCTGCCGTGGGCAACGACCTCAGTGCCCTGGGAGTGCCCATCAACTCCGGATACGCCCTGGGCTACGGCCTGGGAGGCCTGGGCTATGGCTATGGATGTGGCTACGGCCTGGGAGGTAGAGGAGGCTGTGGCATCTGCTAA